Proteins from a single region of Theobroma cacao cultivar B97-61/B2 chromosome 10, Criollo_cocoa_genome_V2, whole genome shotgun sequence:
- the LOC18585832 gene encoding probable protein phosphatase 2C 25 — MPWALVVPTSPMFSPKKLPSIFCKSDGSAFPLSPRVNASQAPQSPSSLPLSSPKSPRPFSSASVAAPQSPSVSSSSSSLKSSLSLGADTASPSVVKRKRPAMIEIPTPMAVKLGFAAETPRGEEEVQVEREGYSVYCKRGRRGKMEDRYSAVVNLTGDSKQAFFGVFDGHGGSKAAEFAAKNLDKKVMEAVSNRSCGEGIEDAIREAYLTTDIDFLKEDVVGGTCCVTAMVHEGDIVVSNAGDCRAVMSRSGVAEALTSDHKPSRQDERDRVEALGGYVDCCYGAWRIQGSLAVSRAIGDKHLKQWVIAEPETKLLKIQPECEFLILASDGLWDKVTNQEAVDLVRPFCVGVDKPEPFSACKKLAELSSWRGSFDDISVMIVQLQHFVSGLV, encoded by the exons ATGCCTTGGGCTCTGGTGGTTCCAACCTCTCCGATGTTCTCACCCAAAAAACTACCTTCGATTTTCTGCAAATCGGACGGCTCAGCTTTCCCCTTATCTCCTCGCGTCAACGCCTCTCAGGCGCCTCAGTCTCCTTCATCTCTTCCGTTATCCTCTCCCAAATCACCTCGTCCTTTCTCATCCGCCTCCGTTGCGGCACCGCAGTCGCCGTCGGTGTCATCGTCATCATCATCGTTAAAATCTTCGTTGTCTTTGGGAGCCGACACTGCGTCGCCTTCGGTGGTGAAGAGGAAGAGGCCAGCGATGATAGAGATTCCTACGCCAATGGCGGTGAAGCTGGGGTTCGCGGCGGAGACGCCGAGAGGGGAGGAGGAGGTGCAGGTGGAAAGGGAGGGGTATTCTGTTTATTGTaagagaggaagaagaggGAAAATGGAAGACCGTTACTCTGCTGTTGTTAATCTTACCGGAGATTCTAAACAG GCCTTCTTTGGTGTTTTTGACGGGCATGGGGGTTCAAAGGCTGCTGAATTCGCGGCGAAGAACTTAGATAAGAAGGTAATGGAGGCGGTATCAAACAGATCATGTGGAGAGGGAATCGAAGATGCAATTAGAGAGGCATACTTAACCACGGACATAGATTTTCTAAAGGAAGATGTAGTTGGTGGTACTTGCTGTGTCACGGCAATGGTACATGAAGGTGATATTGTTGTATCGAATGCAGGTGATTGTCGCGCTGTTATGAGCCGAAGTGGTGTAGCAGAGGCTTTGACTTCTGATCATAAACCTTCAAGGCAAGATGAGAGAGACAGAGTTGAAGCTTTG GGTGGCTATGTGGATTGTTGCTATGGTGCTTGGAGAATACAAGGTTCTCTTGCTGTATCGAGAGCAATTGGGGATAAACATCTTAAACAATGGGTAATTGCGGAACCGGAGAcgaaattgttaaaaattcagCCTGAGTGCGAGTTCTTAATCCTGGCCTCAGATGGTCTCTGGGATAAG GTTACCAATCAAGAGGCAGTAGATTTAGTTCGGCCTTTCTGTGTAGGCGTTGATAAGCCTGAGCCATTTTCTGCTTGCAAAAAGCTTGCTGAATTATCATCATGGAGAGGCTCGTTTGATGATATTAGTGTTATGATAGTTCAACTACAACATTTTGTTTCTGGACTTGTTTAG
- the LOC18585833 gene encoding em-like protein GEA6, which yields MLEKKKVLASSYFPTLTYVYHNQTPPPNPLRGNGIGKHNPATAYSPALYISPSVVSNTLEEVISSQQQKEELYRRAREGETVVPGGTGCKSLEAQEHLAEGSSREGQTRNEQIGTEGYQEMGRKGGLSTGDKSGEERAAEEGVQIDENKYRTSQRG from the exons ATgcttgagaaaaagaaagtactGGCGTCATCCTATTTCCCGACTCTGACTTACGTGTATCACAACCAGACTCCGCCACCCAACCCACTACGTGGCAATGGCATCGGAAAACATAACCCTGCCACCGCTTACTCCCCCGCCTTATATATTTCCCCATCCGTG GTCAGCAACACTTTAGAAGAAGTCATAAGTTCCCAACAGCAAAAAGAGGAGCTCTATCGCAGGGCAAGGGAAGGAGAGACCGTCGTCCCTGGCGGAACCGGCTGCAAGAGCCTCGAAGCTCAAGAACACCTGGCTGAag GGAGCAGCCGGGAAGGACAGACGAGGAATGAACAGATAGGAACGGAAGGGTACCAAGAAATGGGCCGCAAAGGCGGACTCAGCACCGGTGACAAGTCCGGCGAGGAACGTGCAGCCGAAGAAGGGGTTCAGATTGACGAGAACAAGTACAGGACAAGCCAGAGGGGCTAA
- the LOC18585834 gene encoding em-like protein: MASEQVKNASDEERAELDARARLGEVVVPGGTRGKSLEAQERLAEGRHRGGETRKQQIGREGYQEMGRKGGRSTTDKPGGERAAEEGMPIDESKYRNNS; the protein is encoded by the exons ATGGCCTCAGAGCAAGTGAAAAACGCCTCCGACGAGGAAAGAGCTGAGCTTGATGCGAGGGCCAGGCTAGGAGAGGTCGTGGTTCCCGGTGGAACTCGTGGGAAAAGCTTGGAAGCCCAGGAGCGACTTGCTGAAG GGAGGCACCGAGGAGGGGAGACGAGAAAGCAGCAGATAGGGAGAGAAGGGTACCAGGAAATGGGGCGCAAAGGAGGTCGCAGCACTACTGATAAGCCTGGAGGGGAACGTGCTGCAGAAGAAGGCATGCCCATCGATGAATCCAAGTACAGGAACAACAGTTAA